In Paracoccus methylovorus, a genomic segment contains:
- a CDS encoding AMP nucleosidase codes for MITDSRRLPIETPEPAERVYFDDAAAAVARLIELYERASHFLLDRFLATLQGGRPAARYRAFYPELRMTVPIHSKTDSRLSFGHVGVPGTYSTSITRPDLFRGYLIAQIGLLMRNHGVAVAIGESSTPMPVHFAVATQSDLNVPQEGVLDYSLRDVFDVPDLNTMNDDIVNGTSGTNPDGSHPLAPFTAQRVDYSLARLAHYTATLPEHFQNFVMFTNYQFYVDEFELFARRALADPNSGYTEFVAPGNQILERPEDIIATGAKMPQMPAYHLKRPDGDGITLVNIGVGPSNAKTATDHIAVLRPHAWLMVGHCAGLRNSQSLGDFVLAHAYLREDHVLDDDLPVWVPIPALAEVQVALQEAVAEVTQLEGYELKRIMRTGTVATIDNRNWELRDQSGPVQRLSQSRAIALDMESATIAANGFRFRVPYGTLLCVSDKPLHGELKLPGMATAFYRTQVANHLLIGIRAMEKLRETPLERIHSRKLRSFNETAFL; via the coding sequence ATGATAACCGACAGCCGGAGACTTCCCATCGAAACACCCGAACCCGCCGAACGCGTGTATTTCGATGATGCGGCCGCCGCCGTCGCGCGGCTGATCGAACTATACGAGCGCGCTTCGCACTTTCTGCTGGACCGCTTTCTGGCCACTTTGCAGGGCGGGCGGCCTGCGGCGCGGTATCGGGCCTTTTACCCGGAACTGCGCATGACGGTGCCGATCCATTCCAAGACGGATTCGCGGCTGTCCTTTGGTCATGTGGGCGTGCCGGGCACCTATTCGACCTCGATCACCCGCCCGGACCTGTTTCGCGGCTACCTGATCGCGCAGATCGGCCTGTTGATGCGCAATCATGGCGTGGCGGTGGCGATCGGCGAAAGCAGCACGCCCATGCCGGTGCATTTTGCCGTGGCCACGCAAAGCGACCTGAACGTCCCGCAAGAGGGGGTGCTGGATTATTCCCTGCGCGATGTGTTCGACGTGCCAGACCTGAACACGATGAACGACGACATCGTGAACGGCACCTCGGGGACGAACCCGGATGGCAGCCATCCGCTGGCGCCCTTTACCGCGCAGCGCGTCGATTACTCGCTGGCGCGGCTGGCGCATTACACCGCTACCCTGCCCGAGCATTTCCAGAACTTCGTGATGTTCACGAACTACCAGTTCTATGTGGACGAATTCGAGCTTTTCGCCCGCCGCGCGCTGGCCGATCCGAATTCGGGCTATACCGAGTTCGTCGCGCCCGGAAACCAGATCCTGGAGCGCCCCGAGGATATCATCGCCACCGGCGCCAAGATGCCGCAGATGCCCGCCTATCACCTCAAGCGCCCGGACGGCGACGGCATTACGCTGGTCAACATCGGTGTCGGCCCTTCGAACGCCAAGACCGCGACCGACCATATCGCGGTGTTGCGACCGCATGCCTGGCTGATGGTCGGCCATTGCGCGGGGCTGCGCAACAGCCAGTCCCTTGGCGATTTCGTCCTGGCGCATGCCTATCTGCGCGAGGATCACGTGCTTGACGACGACCTGCCGGTCTGGGTGCCCATCCCGGCGCTGGCCGAGGTACAGGTGGCCCTGCAAGAGGCTGTGGCCGAGGTGACGCAGCTTGAAGGTTATGAACTGAAGCGCATCATGCGCACCGGCACCGTCGCCACCATCGACAACCGCAACTGGGAACTGCGCGACCAGTCGGGCCCGGTGCAGCGGCTGTCGCAGTCGCGTGCCATTGCGCTGGACATGGAAAGCGCCACGATCGCCGCCAACGGTTTCCGTTTTCGCGTCCCCTATGGCACGCTGCTTTGCGTCAGCGACAAGCCGCTTCATGGCGAACTGAAGCTGCCCGGCATGGCCACCGCCTTTTACCGGACGCAGGTTGCCAACCATCTGCTGATCGGTATCCGCGCCATGGAAAAGCTGCGCGAGACGCCGCTGGAACGCATCCATTCGCGCAAGTTGCGGTCGTTCAACGAGACAGCCTTCCTTTAG
- a CDS encoding LLM class flavin-dependent oxidoreductase has translation MEFSILDLAVVAEGSDARQAIANSVALAQAAEGWGYKRFWLAEHHNMPGIASAATAVLIGHVADHTSTIRVGAGGVMLPNHAPLAIAEQFGTLATIHGRRIDLGLGRAPGGDGAVMHALRRSMQRNEDFPNDVVELLRYLGPPRPGAPVAAHPGEGTDVPVWILGSSLYGASLAAALGLPYAFASHFAPGDLEEALRLYRERFEPTEFGAKPRFMLAVNVIAAETDAEAQRLRSSQQISFARLRLGMPGLLPPPVDDVVEAIPVRILPTVNAALAVSATGSPDTVAAELDRLIARYQPDELILVGNIYDQAARHRSFAIAAEILRARA, from the coding sequence ATGGAATTTTCCATTCTCGATCTGGCCGTGGTCGCCGAGGGCTCGGACGCCCGGCAGGCCATCGCCAATTCGGTCGCGTTGGCTCAGGCTGCCGAGGGCTGGGGCTACAAGCGTTTCTGGCTGGCCGAACACCACAACATGCCGGGGATCGCCAGCGCCGCGACCGCGGTGCTGATCGGTCACGTGGCCGACCACACCAGCACGATCCGCGTCGGCGCGGGCGGTGTCATGCTGCCCAATCACGCGCCGCTGGCGATTGCCGAACAGTTCGGTACGCTGGCGACGATCCATGGGCGGCGTATCGACCTGGGGCTTGGCCGCGCGCCGGGCGGCGATGGCGCGGTGATGCATGCGCTGCGCAGATCCATGCAGCGCAACGAGGATTTCCCCAACGACGTGGTCGAGCTTCTGCGCTATCTTGGCCCGCCCCGCCCCGGCGCACCCGTCGCGGCCCATCCCGGCGAGGGCACGGATGTGCCGGTCTGGATCCTTGGCTCATCGCTTTATGGCGCCAGCCTCGCCGCCGCGCTTGGGCTGCCCTATGCCTTTGCCAGCCATTTCGCCCCCGGCGATCTGGAAGAGGCGCTGCGGCTTTACCGCGAACGGTTCGAACCCACCGAGTTCGGCGCCAAGCCGCGCTTCATGCTGGCGGTGAATGTCATCGCCGCCGAAACGGATGCCGAGGCACAGCGGCTGCGTTCCAGCCAGCAGATCAGCTTTGCCCGGCTGCGGCTGGGGATGCCCGGCCTCTTGCCACCCCCGGTCGATGATGTGGTCGAGGCGATCCCGGTACGCATCCTGCCCACGGTCAACGCGGCATTGGCCGTCAGCGCGACCGGCAGCCCCGACACCGTCGCAGCCGAGTTGGACCGGCTTATCGCCCGTTATCAGCCCGATGAATTGATCCTTGTCGGCAACATCTACGATCAGGCCGCGCGACACCGTTCCTTTGCCATCGCAGCCGAAATCCTGCGGGCACGTGCCTGA
- a CDS encoding SDR family oxidoreductase produces the protein MRMLVFGHGYTAGFLTPLLRAQGWQVTGTTRAATDRVAQAGAEPLCWPGQEDAVRQAIAQADAILISAGPEQGADPVLTAFAAEIAAARPRWLGYLSTTGVYGDRDGGWVDEDTPCAPSTRRGRERVAAEQAWQALASEHGLALHIFRLAGIYGPGRGPFAKVRAGTARRIVKPGQIFSRIHAEDIAQVLLASINVPRPGAIYNVCDDDPTPPEAVIGHAAELLGLPLPPAEDYATAEMSPMARSFYAENKRVSNDRIKHELGVTLRYPDYRAGLAALAKAERI, from the coding sequence ATGAGGATGCTGGTTTTTGGCCATGGCTACACTGCCGGTTTCCTGACGCCGCTACTGCGGGCGCAGGGCTGGCAGGTCACCGGCACCACGCGCGCCGCCACGGATCGCGTCGCGCAGGCCGGGGCCGAGCCGCTTTGCTGGCCGGGTCAGGAGGATGCCGTTCGGCAAGCCATCGCGCAAGCGGATGCGATCCTGATCTCAGCCGGGCCAGAGCAGGGCGCCGACCCGGTTCTGACCGCATTCGCCGCCGAAATCGCCGCCGCGCGGCCCCGCTGGCTGGGTTATCTGTCCACCACCGGGGTTTACGGTGACCGGGACGGCGGCTGGGTCGATGAGGACACGCCCTGCGCGCCGTCAACCCGGCGCGGGCGGGAACGTGTCGCGGCAGAGCAGGCATGGCAGGCGTTGGCCAGCGAACATGGTCTGGCCCTGCACATCTTTCGCCTTGCCGGCATCTATGGTCCCGGGCGCGGACCCTTTGCCAAGGTCCGGGCCGGCACGGCGCGGCGCATCGTCAAACCCGGTCAGATCTTTTCCCGCATCCATGCCGAGGATATTGCGCAGGTTCTCCTGGCCTCCATCAACGTGCCGCGGCCGGGGGCGATCTATAACGTCTGCGACGACGACCCCACCCCCCCGGAGGCGGTGATCGGCCATGCGGCTGAACTGCTGGGCCTGCCCCTGCCCCCGGCCGAGGATTACGCCACGGCCGAGATGTCGCCGATGGCGCGCAGCTTCTATGCCGAGAACAAGCGCGTCTCGAACGATCGCATCAAGCACGAACTGGGCGTGACACTGCGCTATCCCGACTATCGCGCGGGTTTGGCTGCGCTCGCCAAGGCCGAAAGGATTTAG
- a CDS encoding SH3 domain-containing protein has protein sequence MLRILLTGLALCVPLAAHAQDHLPNLFDVTVVETWDKLNVREAPDGNAKIIGRLASTAKGVELLERDASGKWGRVNVGEASGWVALRFLKPQATVWKPAELPLSLRCSGTEPFWSVKTVQKGLVFSEPGEPERQLSLRKVMDRGIEGEPVRGIIAGDDNGRLTAFVRPEQCSDGMSDRHYALAVAVILDGQEQPSRMLTGCCTIAP, from the coding sequence ATGCTGCGTATCCTTTTGACCGGCCTTGCGCTTTGCGTTCCGCTTGCGGCGCATGCGCAGGATCATTTGCCTAACCTGTTCGACGTCACCGTGGTCGAGACATGGGACAAGCTGAACGTGCGCGAGGCGCCGGATGGCAATGCCAAGATCATCGGCAGGCTGGCCTCGACCGCCAAAGGGGTCGAGCTGTTGGAGCGCGACGCCAGCGGCAAATGGGGCCGGGTGAATGTGGGCGAAGCCTCGGGCTGGGTGGCGCTGCGCTTTCTCAAGCCGCAGGCAACGGTCTGGAAGCCGGCAGAGCTGCCGCTGTCTTTGCGGTGCAGCGGGACCGAGCCGTTCTGGTCGGTCAAAACCGTGCAGAAGGGGCTGGTCTTCAGCGAACCCGGTGAACCCGAGCGTCAGCTTTCGCTGCGCAAGGTCATGGATCGCGGCATCGAGGGTGAGCCGGTGCGCGGCATCATCGCCGGCGACGACAACGGCCGGCTGACGGCGTTCGTTCGGCCCGAGCAATGTTCGGACGGCATGTCGGACCGCCATTACGCGCTGGCCGTCGCGGTGATCCTGGACGGGCAAGAGCAGCCGTCGCGTATGCTGACGGGCTGCTGCACGATCGCGCCCTAA
- the dxs gene encoding 1-deoxy-D-xylulose-5-phosphate synthase — translation MTQETSDRPSTPILDRVTLPSDLKDLTDRELRQLADELRAETVSAVSVTGGHLGAGLGVVELTVALHAVFDAPRDKIIWDVGHQCYPHKILTGRRDRIRTLRMEGGLSGFTKRSESPYDPFGAGHSSTSISAALGLAMARELGGDPGDAIAVIGDGAMSAGMAFEALNNAGDLGKRLFVVLNDNEMSIAPPTGALSRYLTRLYAEGPFQDLKAVAKGAVGFLPPPLQEGARRAKEMLKGMTVGGTLFEELGFSYIGPVDGHDLDQLLPLLRTVKTRATGPVLIHAVTRKGKGYAPAERAADKGHATAKFNVETGAQAKAKSNAPSYTSVFARALVDEASRDASIVAVTAAMPDGTGLNLFAERFPRRCFDVGIAEQHAVTFSAGLAAGGMRPFCALYSTFLQRGYDQVVHDVAIQRLPVRFAIDRAGLVGADGATHAGAYDVAFLANLPGMVVMAAADEAELVHMVATAAAHDEGPIAFRYPRGEGTGVEMPERGEVLQIGKARMIAEGKRVAILSFGTRLSEVMRAREALVARGVGPTVVDARFAKPLDREMILRLARTHEALITIEEGAVGGFGSLVAQLLSDEGVFDDGLRFRQMVLPDTFIDHASPEAMYREARMSAPDIEAKVLEVLGVALAKRA, via the coding sequence ATGACCCAAGAGACTTCCGACCGCCCTTCGACACCGATTCTGGACCGGGTGACGCTGCCATCCGACCTCAAGGACCTGACAGATCGCGAGCTGCGACAGCTTGCCGATGAATTGCGGGCCGAGACGGTCAGCGCCGTTTCCGTGACCGGCGGTCATCTGGGCGCAGGGCTGGGGGTGGTCGAATTGACCGTGGCGCTGCATGCCGTTTTTGACGCACCGCGCGACAAGATCATCTGGGACGTCGGCCACCAATGCTATCCGCACAAGATCCTGACGGGGCGGCGCGACCGTATCCGCACCTTGCGGATGGAGGGAGGGCTGTCGGGGTTCACCAAACGGTCCGAAAGTCCCTATGACCCGTTCGGGGCCGGGCACAGCTCGACCTCGATCAGCGCGGCGCTGGGCTTGGCCATGGCGCGTGAATTGGGCGGCGATCCGGGCGACGCCATCGCGGTGATCGGCGATGGCGCGATGAGCGCGGGCATGGCCTTTGAGGCGCTGAACAACGCGGGCGATCTTGGCAAGCGGCTGTTCGTGGTGCTGAACGACAATGAGATGTCCATCGCCCCGCCGACCGGGGCGTTGTCGCGCTATCTGACGCGGCTTTATGCCGAAGGACCCTTCCAGGACCTCAAGGCCGTGGCAAAGGGTGCGGTCGGCTTCCTGCCGCCGCCCCTGCAAGAGGGTGCGCGCCGCGCCAAAGAGATGCTCAAGGGCATGACCGTCGGCGGCACCCTGTTCGAGGAACTGGGTTTTTCCTATATCGGCCCGGTCGATGGGCATGATCTGGACCAGCTTCTGCCGCTCTTGCGCACGGTCAAGACGCGCGCCACGGGCCCAGTGCTGATCCATGCCGTGACCCGCAAGGGCAAGGGCTATGCCCCGGCCGAGCGCGCCGCCGACAAGGGCCATGCCACCGCGAAATTCAACGTGGAAACCGGGGCGCAAGCCAAGGCGAAATCGAATGCGCCCAGCTATACCTCGGTCTTTGCCCGGGCGCTGGTCGATGAGGCCAGCCGGGATGCAAGCATTGTCGCCGTCACGGCCGCCATGCCGGACGGCACCGGGCTTAATCTGTTTGCCGAGCGGTTCCCGCGCCGTTGCTTTGACGTGGGCATTGCCGAGCAACATGCCGTGACCTTCTCGGCCGGGCTGGCGGCAGGCGGGATGAGGCCGTTCTGCGCGCTTTATTCGACCTTCCTGCAACGCGGTTACGATCAGGTCGTGCATGACGTGGCGATCCAGCGCCTGCCGGTGCGCTTTGCCATCGACCGCGCCGGTCTGGTGGGCGCCGACGGCGCGACCCATGCCGGCGCCTATGACGTCGCATTCCTTGCCAACCTGCCCGGCATGGTGGTCATGGCCGCCGCCGACGAGGCCGAACTGGTCCATATGGTGGCCACCGCCGCCGCCCATGATGAAGGTCCCATCGCCTTTCGTTATCCGCGCGGCGAGGGTACCGGCGTCGAGATGCCCGAGCGTGGCGAGGTGTTGCAGATCGGCAAGGCCCGGATGATCGCCGAGGGCAAGCGCGTCGCCATCCTGTCCTTTGGCACCCGCCTGTCCGAAGTCATGCGGGCGCGCGAGGCGCTTGTGGCGCGGGGCGTCGGCCCGACGGTGGTCGATGCGCGATTTGCCAAGCCTCTGGACCGCGAAATGATCCTGCGCCTTGCGCGCACGCATGAGGCGCTGATCACCATCGAAGAGGGTGCGGTCGGCGGCTTTGGCAGTCTGGTCGCGCAACTGCTTTCGGACGAAGGCGTGTTTGACGACGGTTTGCGCTTCCGCCAGATGGTCCTGCCCGACACATTCATCGACCACGCCAGCCCCGAAGCCATGTATCGCGAGGCCCGCATGTCCGCCCCCGACATCGAAGCCAAGGTGCTGGAGGTTCTGGGTGTGGCGCTGGCAAAACGTGCCTGA
- a CDS encoding polyprenyl synthetase family protein, translated as MMDRLEEVKAQVQSALEAAMTGLPPGELADAMRYACIGGKRIRAFLVMESARMFGLRDRESLPVAAAVEALHAYSLVHDDLPSMDNDDLRRGLPTVHVQWSEATAILAGDALQSLAFGLLGDPQVGAPEVRLALIRGFSEAVGARGMVWGQALDIAAETAIAPLDLVAIKRLQQAKTGALIQFAATAGAVMAGEDTAPLAEYARNLGLAFQIQDDILDVTGNEAETGKRTGKDGAANKATFVSLLGLEGAQDKARKLVRNAENALDPYGEAAGNLRQLARFVIERDA; from the coding sequence ATGATGGACCGTCTTGAGGAGGTGAAGGCGCAGGTGCAATCTGCGCTGGAAGCCGCCATGACCGGCCTGCCTCCGGGCGAGTTGGCGGATGCCATGCGCTATGCCTGCATCGGCGGCAAGCGCATCCGGGCCTTTCTGGTTATGGAATCGGCGCGGATGTTCGGGTTGCGCGACCGCGAATCGCTGCCCGTCGCGGCGGCGGTCGAGGCGCTGCATGCCTATAGTCTGGTCCATGACGACCTGCCCTCGATGGACAATGACGACCTGCGGCGCGGTTTGCCCACCGTGCATGTGCAATGGTCCGAAGCAACCGCCATCCTGGCGGGCGACGCGTTGCAAAGCCTGGCCTTTGGTCTGCTCGGCGATCCGCAGGTCGGTGCGCCAGAGGTGCGGCTGGCGCTGATCCGCGGCTTTTCCGAGGCGGTTGGCGCGCGGGGCATGGTCTGGGGGCAGGCGCTGGATATCGCGGCCGAGACGGCCATCGCGCCGCTTGATCTTGTTGCCATCAAGCGGCTGCAGCAGGCCAAGACCGGGGCACTGATCCAGTTCGCCGCGACGGCCGGGGCCGTCATGGCGGGCGAGGATACGGCGCCGCTGGCGGAATATGCCAGGAATCTGGGCCTGGCCTTTCAGATTCAGGACGACATTCTGGACGTGACCGGCAACGAGGCCGAGACGGGCAAGCGCACCGGTAAGGACGGCGCGGCGAACAAGGCGACCTTCGTGTCGCTGCTGGGACTGGAGGGGGCGCAGGACAAGGCCCGCAAACTGGTCCGTAATGCTGAAAATGCCCTTGACCCCTATGGCGAGGCCGCAGGAAACTTGCGGCAGCTTGCGCGTTTCGTTATCGAACGCGACGCCTGA
- a CDS encoding exodeoxyribonuclease VII small subunit, producing MTEIENMSFEEAMKELEATVGRLEHGEATLEESIKLYERGAALRAHCDKRLREAEERVEKITLAANGQPTGTVPAEGL from the coding sequence GTGACCGAGATCGAGAACATGTCCTTCGAAGAGGCGATGAAGGAGCTGGAGGCGACAGTCGGCCGGCTGGAGCATGGCGAAGCCACGCTGGAGGAATCGATCAAGCTTTATGAACGCGGCGCGGCCCTGCGGGCGCATTGCGACAAGCGCTTGCGCGAGGCCGAGGAGCGGGTCGAAAAGATCACGCTGGCCGCCAATGGTCAGCCCACAGGCACCGTCCCGGCCGAGGGCCTGTGA
- a CDS encoding histone deacetylase family protein codes for MTLLYTHASGLSHVTPPSHPEQVARLDAVLAALGGADLEQREAPDAADADILRAHPAEYLSLLQRNAPAEGWGMLDSDTYLSPGSLMAARHAVGGVCAAVDAVLAGTAPNAFVAMRPPGHHAERMKAMGFCILSSVAIAALRALDHHGLDRVAVLDFDVHHGNGTQDVLWDEGRAFFASTHQMPLYPGTGLPSERGAHGQMVNVALTPGSGGGEARAAWRAICVRVEAWRPQLVLISAGFDAHADDPLAQLLWNEADFTAITRMICDAAAICSAPVVSALEGGYDLAALGRSARAHVDVLRETAA; via the coding sequence ATGACCTTGCTTTATACGCACGCTTCGGGGCTTTCGCATGTGACGCCGCCCAGCCATCCAGAACAGGTGGCCCGGCTGGATGCCGTTCTGGCTGCGCTTGGCGGAGCGGATCTGGAGCAGCGGGAGGCGCCAGATGCTGCGGATGCGGATATCCTGCGCGCCCATCCCGCCGAATATCTGTCGCTTTTGCAGCGCAATGCCCCGGCCGAGGGCTGGGGCATGTTGGATTCGGACACCTATCTGTCGCCGGGCAGTTTGATGGCGGCGCGCCATGCCGTGGGCGGGGTTTGCGCCGCGGTGGACGCGGTTCTTGCGGGCACGGCCCCCAACGCCTTTGTCGCCATGCGTCCGCCGGGCCATCATGCCGAGCGGATGAAGGCCATGGGATTTTGTATCCTGTCCTCGGTCGCCATTGCGGCCTTGCGGGCGCTGGACCATCACGGGCTGGACCGGGTGGCGGTGCTGGATTTCGACGTGCATCACGGCAACGGCACGCAGGATGTGCTGTGGGATGAGGGGCGGGCGTTTTTCGCCTCGACGCATCAGATGCCGCTTTATCCGGGCACCGGCCTGCCTTCGGAGCGGGGCGCGCATGGCCAGATGGTCAATGTCGCGCTGACGCCGGGCAGCGGCGGGGGCGAGGCCCGCGCAGCCTGGCGGGCGATTTGCGTGCGGGTCGAGGCATGGCGGCCGCAACTGGTGCTGATCTCGGCGGGTTTCGACGCCCATGCCGACGATCCGCTGGCTCAGTTGCTGTGGAACGAGGCCGATTTCACCGCAATCACCCGCATGATCTGCGACGCCGCGGCCATCTGTTCGGCCCCGGTGGTATCGGCGCTGGAAGGGGGTTATGATCTTGCCGCTCTGGGCCGCTCGGCGCGCGCCCATGTCGATGTGCTGAGGGAGACTGCGGCGTGA
- the mtaB gene encoding tRNA (N(6)-L-threonylcarbamoyladenosine(37)-C(2))-methylthiotransferase MtaB codes for MKPPVFATLGCRLNAYETEAMREMADAAGLTGAVIVNTCAVTAEAVRKARQEIRRLARENPGAPVIVTGCAAQTEPETFAAMAEVTRVIGNHEKMQPATWAGLQAPDLIGQTEKVQVDDIMSVRETAGHLIDGFGRHRAYVQVQNGCDHRCTFCIIPYGRGNSRSVPAGVVVDQIRRLRDRGFNEVVLTGVDLTSWGADLPGQPRLGDLVMRILRLVPDLPRLRISSIDSIEADENLMLAIATEPRLMPHLHLSLQAGDDMILKRMKRRHLRDDAIRFCEEARRLRPGIVFGADIIAGFPTETEAMFENSLKLVADCGLTFLHVFPYSARKGTPAARMPRVPGPAIKERAARLRAVGDAALAGHLQAQIGEMRMVLTEGPRLGRTEHFTEVAFDRDMPEGTLMELRIAGHDGQRLRV; via the coding sequence CTGAAGCCGCCGGTTTTCGCCACTCTGGGCTGCCGGCTGAATGCATATGAGACCGAGGCGATGCGCGAAATGGCCGATGCCGCCGGTCTGACGGGCGCGGTGATCGTGAACACCTGCGCCGTGACCGCCGAGGCAGTGCGCAAGGCCCGGCAAGAGATCCGCAGGCTTGCGCGTGAAAACCCCGGTGCCCCGGTCATCGTCACCGGTTGCGCGGCGCAGACCGAGCCGGAAACCTTTGCCGCCATGGCCGAGGTGACGCGTGTCATCGGCAATCACGAAAAGATGCAGCCTGCGACCTGGGCCGGGTTGCAGGCCCCGGACCTGATCGGCCAGACCGAAAAGGTGCAGGTCGATGACATCATGTCGGTGCGCGAGACCGCCGGCCACCTGATCGACGGCTTCGGTCGGCATCGCGCCTATGTGCAGGTGCAAAACGGATGCGATCACCGCTGCACCTTTTGCATCATCCCCTATGGCCGGGGCAATTCCCGGTCGGTGCCGGCTGGTGTGGTGGTCGATCAGATCAGGCGGTTGCGGGACCGCGGCTTCAACGAGGTGGTGCTGACCGGGGTGGACCTGACCTCTTGGGGGGCCGACCTGCCGGGGCAGCCGCGTCTGGGCGATCTGGTCATGCGAATCCTGCGGCTGGTGCCCGATCTGCCGCGGTTGCGGATCAGTTCGATCGACTCGATCGAGGCGGATGAGAACCTGATGCTGGCAATCGCGACCGAGCCACGGCTGATGCCGCATCTGCACCTGTCCCTGCAGGCAGGCGACGACATGATCCTGAAGCGGATGAAGCGCCGCCATTTGCGCGACGACGCCATCCGTTTCTGCGAAGAGGCGCGGCGGCTGCGTCCCGGCATCGTCTTCGGCGCCGATATCATCGCCGGCTTCCCGACCGAGACCGAGGCCATGTTCGAAAACAGCTTGAAGCTGGTGGCGGATTGCGGGCTGACCTTTCTGCATGTCTTTCCCTATTCCGCCCGCAAGGGCACCCCGGCGGCGCGGATGCCGCGCGTGCCGGGCCCGGCGATCAAGGAGCGCGCCGCAAGGCTGCGGGCTGTCGGGGATGCGGCGCTGGCCGGGCATCTGCAGGCGCAGATCGGCGAGATGCGTATGGTGCTGACCGAGGGCCCCCGTCTTGGCCGCACCGAGCATTTCACCGAGGTCGCCTTTGACCGCGATATGCCTGAGGGCACGCTGATGGAGTTGCGGATTGCCGGCCATGACGGGCAACGGCTGAGGGTCTGA
- the dapF gene encoding diaminopimelate epimerase — protein sequence MEHQQNPGQRNPLPFMKMHGLGNDFVVIDSRRTGVLPEAATVTAIANRHCGVGFDQLAVILPGENADARLVFFNSDGSLSAACGNATRCVARFLMDETGASALRLATDHAVLLAEDAGGRLTRVNMGAPVLDWAGIPLAEDVDTLHLPIPGDPVATGMGNPHMTFFVPDAAAVDLERFGPEHEHHPVYPQRTNVEVVQVVSSDEITLRIWERGTGITLASGSCSCAAVVAAARRGLTGRRVRVNVPGGMLEIDWREGGVWMTGPTAHVFDGVWRG from the coding sequence ATGGAACACCAGCAAAACCCCGGTCAGAGGAACCCTCTGCCTTTCATGAAGATGCATGGACTCGGCAATGACTTCGTGGTCATCGACAGCCGCCGCACCGGCGTGCTGCCCGAAGCCGCGACCGTCACCGCCATTGCCAACCGTCATTGCGGGGTCGGCTTTGACCAACTGGCCGTCATCCTGCCCGGCGAGAATGCCGATGCGCGGCTGGTGTTCTTTAACTCCGACGGCTCGCTTTCCGCGGCTTGCGGCAATGCCACCCGGTGCGTTGCCCGGTTCCTTATGGACGAAACCGGCGCGTCGGCGCTGCGACTGGCCACAGATCATGCCGTGCTGCTGGCCGAGGATGCGGGGGGGCGGCTTACCCGGGTCAATATGGGTGCGCCGGTGCTGGACTGGGCGGGGATCCCGCTGGCCGAGGATGTCGATACGCTGCACCTGCCCATTCCCGGCGATCCGGTGGCGACCGGCATGGGCAATCCGCACATGACCTTTTTCGTGCCCGATGCCGCTGCGGTCGATCTGGAACGGTTCGGGCCGGAACATGAGCACCATCCGGTTTATCCGCAGCGGACGAATGTCGAGGTGGTGCAGGTCGTCTCGTCCGACGAGATCACCCTGCGCATCTGGGAACGCGGCACCGGCATCACGCTGGCTTCGGGATCGTGTTCCTGCGCGGCAGTGGTGGCGGCGGCAAGGCGCGGGCTGACAGGGCGGCGGGTCAGGGTCAACGTGCCCGGCGGCATGCTGGAAATCGACTGGCGCGAGGGTGGGGTCTGGATGACCGGGCCGACGGCACATGTCTTCGATGGGGTCTGGCGCGGATGA